Proteins from one Ananas comosus cultivar F153 linkage group 5, ASM154086v1, whole genome shotgun sequence genomic window:
- the LOC109710252 gene encoding uncharacterized protein LOC109710252, whose translation MAPMRVPHGVLLLLLSALFFPQLCTLRAEKPPFWYRTTNLSTTWVNNDSLPHDYTVMYVSLDSTIGIRTILLRANPAGFGPSFACGFFCTAACDAFLFSVFIGYSAAHGYGYVPVPSPRVVWTANRDRPVRENATLQLTETGDLILRDADGTLVWSANTSNKNVAGLSLTAAGNLVLSDRANASVWQSFDHPTDTLVIGQSLAEGMRLTANLSAANDTQGRLYLTVSSDGLRAYADSHPPQLYYANLIWRPKPGDKNSTYVTFQNGSLAIFTSLTDLSKVISIPAPSAAESIQFMRLESDGHLRLYEWNYDEAVIVDDVMGKEKCEYPTVCGDYGVCSDAGQCICPFTAYFELADNWLPDLGCAPSTPLTCQSMQDHELLPLNNITYFNYIDAPTLQGVSEESCKQACLKNCSCKAALFRYGNNSYYGSCYLPSELFSLQTHEFVQYYNSSAYIKVQNVPKSPGSSPAERAAVPRTSSRKRTLLGSALGVGFCLMFLAIFLVRLVRKCKKEEEEEPIFYQVPGMLRIFSFKELKEATGNFSEKLGEGGFGSVFEGKINDVKVAIKRLDGIGQGKKEFFAEVETIGSIHHINLVKMIGFCAEKTHRLLVYEHMCHGSLDKWIFYKDQVSPLDWQTRRRIILDIARGLSYLHEDCRQKIAHLDIKPQNILLDEKFNAKVSDFGLAKLIDRDQSEVVTRMRGTPGYLAPEWLTSIITEKVDIYSFGIVVTEIICGRKNLDHSQPEESIHLITLLQEKAKTNRLLDLVDSHMNDLQLHKAEIIEMMELAMWCLQCDSNRRPSMSTVVKVLEGAMGVETNLEYNFVATGTPIPSKDDCAGSSFVPRASLLSGPSKEGKILCGERPYSLEGTRSMAPMRLPHGVLLLLLLLLSALFFPQLCTLRAEKPPFWYRTTNLSTTWVNDDSLPHADTVSNMGADSNIGVRAILLRANPAGFGPSFACGFFCTADCDAFLFSVFIVYSDGGGGGNITNPAPGPPHVVWAANRGRPVGQNATLQLAETGGGLILRDADGTLVWSANTSSKNVAGLSLTEAGNLVLSDRANASVWQSFDHPTDTLVIGQSLAEGMRLTANLSAANDTPSESLYLAVFPDGLRAYIDSDPPQLYYSKVITPRSSNATSKKSAYVTFLNGSLAISTSFTDPDEEIPLPAASTAASLQFMRLEPDGHLWLYEWTGKYAKIVDDVMDMDSCEYPTVCGDYGICSNSGLCSCPSATYFQPVNNQLPDLGCAQLTPLSCQSTQDHQLLPLNNITYFNYIDAPTLQGVSEESCKQACLKNCSCKAALFKYGGNSYNGSCYLPSHLFSLQTNEIVKPYYNSSSYIKVQNIPKSPTSASPKSPAESPPESPAVPKKSSKRRALVGTALGVGFSIMVLAILIVIAVRKCMEREEEEEEEPIFHQVPGMPRIFSFKELKEATDNFSEKLGEGGFGSVFEGKINDVKVAIKRLDGIGQGKKEFFAEVETIGSIHHINLVKMVGFCAEKTHRLLVYEHMCHGSLDKWIFYKDQATPLDWQTRRKIILDIARGLSYLHEDCRQKIAHLDIKPQNILLDEKFNAKVSDFGLAKLIDRDQSEVVTRMRGTPGYLAPEWLTSIITEKVDIYSFGIVVTEIICGRKNLDHSQPEESIHLITLLQEKAKTNRLLDLVDSHMNDLQLQKAEIIEMMELAMWCLQCDSNKRPSMSTVVKVLEGAMGVETNLEYNFVATGTPIPSRDGCAGSSFVPRASLLSGPR comes from the exons ATGGCGCCTATGCGAGTTCCCCAtggcgtcctcctcctcctcctctcggcCTTGTTCTTTCCCCAGCTGTGTACCCTCCGCGCCGAGAAGCCGCCCTTCTGGTACAGGACCACCAATCTCTCCACCACCTGGGTCAACAACGATTCCCTTCCCCATGACTACACCGTAATGTACGTGAGCTTGGACTCCACTATTGGAATACGCACCATCCTTCTCCGCGCCAACCCAGCCGGATTCGGCCCCTCCTTCGCCTGCGGCTTCTTCTGCACCGCCGCTTGCGACGCCTTCCTCTTCTCCGTATTCATCGGCTACAGCGCCGCCCACGGCTATGGCTACGTCCCCGTTCCATCGCCGCGGGTCGTCTGGACCGCCAACCGCGACCGCCCCGTCCGCGAGAACGCCACGCTCCAGCTCACCGAAACCGGCGACTTGATTCTCCGGGATGCTGACGGCACTCTAGTGTGGTCCGCAAACACGTCGAACAAAAACGTGGCAGGTCTAAGCCTCACAGCGGCGGGAAACTTGGTGCTCTCCGATCGCGCCAACGCCTCCGTCTGGCAGTCCTTCGACCACCCCACCGACACGCTCGTCATCGGCCAGTCGCTGGCCGAGGGCATGCGTCTCACCGCGAACCTCTCCGCCGCGAATGACACCCAAGGCCGCCTCTACCTCACCGTCTCCTCTGATGGCCTCCGTGCCTATGCCGACTCCCATCCCCCGCAGCTCTACTATGCAAATCTAATCTGGAGACCTAAGCCAGGAGACAAGAACTCAACCTACGTAACCTTCCAGAATGGCAGCCTTGCAATCTTCACTTCATTAACGGATCTCAGCAAGGTGATCTCCATACCTGCGCCCAGTGCTGCAGAGTCTATTCAGTTTATGAGGTTGGAGTCCGACGGGCACTTACGGCTTTACGAATGGAACTATGATGAGGCGGTGATTGTAGATGATGTGATGGGTAAGGAGAAATGCGAGTACCCTACTGTATGCGGTGATTACGGCGTTTGCTCGGATGCCGGCCAGTGCATCTGCCCTTTCACAGCCTACTTTGAGCTAGCCGACAATTGGCTACCTGATCTCGGTTGTGCGCCGTCGACTCCTCTGACTTGCCAATCAATGCAGGATCATGAGCTATTACCTCTTAACAATATTACTTACTTCAATTACATCGACGCGCCGACGTTGCAGGGTGTCAGTGAAGAGAGTTGCAAGCAGGCCTGTTTGAAGAACTGTTCTTGCAAGGCTGCTCTGTTTAGGTACGGTAATAATTCTTATTACGGCTCCTGCTACTTGCCCTCAGAACTCTTTTCATTGCAGACACACGAATTTGTACAGTATTACAACTCTTCTGCATATATTAAAGTTCAAAACGTCCCGAAATCCCCAGGTTCTTCTCCAGCGGAAAGGGCTGCCGTTCCCAGGACAAGTTCCAGAAAAAGAACTCTATTAGGGAGTGCGCTAGGAGTTGGATTTTGTTTAATGTTTCTCGCCATTTTTCTTGTGCGCCTTGTACGAAAATgtaagaaagaggaagaggaggaaccaATTTTCTATCAAGTACCAGGAATGCTGAGAATATTTTCGTTCAAGGAGCTGAAAGAAGCAACTGGCAACTTCTCCGAGAAGCTCGGAGAGGGAGGATTCGGATCCGTTTTCGAGGGCAAAATAAACGACGTAAAGGTTGCCATCAAACGCTTGGATGGTATAGGTCAAGGTAAGAAAGAGTTCTTCGCCGAGGTCGAGACTATCGGCAGCATTCACCACATCAATCTCGTTAAAATGATCGGATTCTGCGCAGAGAAGACGCACAGGCTTTTGGTTTACGAGCACATGTGTCATGGATCGCTCGACAAATGGATCTTCTACAAAGACCAAGTCAGCCCCCTTGATTGGCAAACTCGACGAAGAATTATCCTGGACATAGCAAGAGGCCTATCGTATCTCCACGAAGATTGCAGGCAAAAAATTGCTCATCTCGACATCAAGCCGCAAAACATCCTCCTAGATGAGAAATTCAATGCAAAGGTTTCCGATTTTGGATTAGCGAAGCTAATAGATAGAGATCAGAGTGAAGTAGTTACTCGAATGAGAGGCACGCCGGGGTACTTAGCGCCGGAATGGTTGACTTCAATAATCACCGAGAAGGTCGATATCTACAGCTTCGGTATTGTCGTAACGGAGATTATCTGTGGGAGGAAGAACTTAGATCATTCCCAACCCGAAGAGAGTATTCATTTGATTACCTTATTGCAAGAAAAGGCGAAAACAAATCGGTTGCTCGATTTAGTTGATAGTCACATGAATGATTTACAATTGCACAAGGCAGAAATAATTGAAATGATGGAGCTCGCAATGTGGTGCCTGCAGTGTGATAGCAACAGAAGGCCTTCAATGTCTACAGTGGTGAAGGTTTTGGAAGGTGCGATGGGCGTGGAAACGAACCTTGAGTATAATTTTGTAGCTACTGGTACTCCAATACCTAGCAAAGATGATTGTGCGGGTTCTTCATTTGTTCCTCGTGCGTCTCTTTTGTCAGGGCCtag TAAAGAAGGAAAAATATTATGCGGGGAGCGTCCTTACTCCTTAGAAGGGACACGATCGATGGCGCCCATGCGACTTCCCCAtggcgtcctcctcctcctcctcctcctcctctccgccttGTTCTTTCCCCAGCTGTGTACCCTCCGCGCCGAGAAGCCGCCCTTCTGGTACAGGACAACCAATCTCTCCACCACCTGGGTCAACGACGATTCCCTTCCCCATGCCGACACCGTAAGTAATATGGGCGCGGACTCCAATATCGGAGTTCGCGCCATACTTCTCCGCGCCAACCCGGCCGGATTCGGCCCCTCCTTCGCCTGCGGCTTCTTCTGCACCGCCGATTGCGACGCCTTCCTGTTCTCCGTATTCATCGTCTacagcgacggcggcggcggcggcaacatCACCAACCCCGCCCCCGGCCCCCCGCACGTCGTCTGGGCCGCCAACCGCGGCCGCCCCGTCGGCCAGAACGCCACGCTCCAGCTCGCCGAAACCGGCGGCGGCTTGATTCTCCGCGACGCCGACGGCACTCTAGTGTGGTCCGCAAACACGTCGAGCAAGAACGTGGCAGGTCTAAGCCTGACGGAAGCGGGAAACTTGGTGCTCTCCGATCGCGCCAACGCCTCCGTCTGGCAGTCCTTCGACCACCCCACCGACACGCTCGTCATCGGCCAGTCGCTGGCCGAGGGCATGCGTCTCACCGCGAACCTCTCCGCCGCGAATGACACCCCAAGCGAATCACTGTACCTCGCCGTCTTCCCCGACGGTCTCCGCGCCTACATCGACTCCGATCCCCCGCAGCTCTACTATTCAAAGGTGATAACCCCCAGAAGCAGTAACGCAACAAGTAAGAAGTCAGCCTACGTGACCTTCCTGAATGGCAGCCTTGCAATCTCCACTTCATTCACGGACCCCGACGAGGAGATCCCCCTGCCCGCGGCCAGTACTGCAGCGTCTTTGCAGTTTATGAGGTTGGAGCCTGACGGGCACTTATGGCTTTACGAGTGGACCGGTAAATACGCGAAGATTGTAGATGATGTGATGGATATGGACAGCTGCGAGTATCCTACCGTATGCGGCGACTATGGCATTTGCTCGAACAGCGGCCTGTGCAGCTGCCCTTCGGCAACCTACTTTCAGCCGGTTAACAATCAGCTACCAGATCTCGGGTGTGCCCAGTTGACACCTCTATCTTGCCAATCAACGCAAGATCATCAACTATTACCTCTTAACAATATTACTTACTTCAATTACATCGACGCGCCGACGTTGCAGGGTGTCAGTGAAGAGAGTTGCAAGCAGGCCTGTTTGAAGAACTGTTCTTGCAAAGCTGCTCTGTTTAAGTATGGCGGTAATTCTTACAATGGCTCCTGCTACTTGCCGTCGCACCTCTTTTCATTGCAGACGAATGAAATTGTAAAGCCTTATTATAATTCTTCTTCGTATATTAAGGTGCAGAACATTCCAAAATCCCCAACTTCTGCTTCACCCAAAAGCCCAGCCGAAAGCCCACCTGAAAGCCCAGCCGTTCCCAAGAAGAGTTCCAAAAGGAGAGCTCTGGTAGGGACTGCACTAGGAGTTGGATTTTCTATAATGGTCCTCGCCATTCTTATTGTGATTGCAGTACGTAAATGTATGgaaagggaagaggaggaagaggaggaaccaATTTTCCATCAAGTGCCAGGAATGCCGAGAATATTTTCGTTCAAGGAGCTGAAAGAAGCAACTGACAACTTCTCCGAGAAGCTCGGAGAGGGAGGATTCGGATCCGTTTTCGAGGGCAAAATAAACGACGTAAAGGTTGCCATCAAACGCTTGGATGGTATAGGTCAAGGTAAGAAAGAGTTCTTCGCCGAGGTCGAGACTATCGGCAGCATTCACCACATCAATCTCGTTAAAATGGTCGGATTCTGCGCAGAGAAGACTCACAGGCTTTTGGTTTACGAGCACATGTGTCACGGATCACTCGACAAATGGATCTTCTACAAAGACCAAGCCACGCCCCTTGATTGGCAAACTCGACGAAAAATTATCCTGGACATAGCAAGAGGTCTATCGTATCTCCACGAAGATTGCAGGCAAAAAATTGCTCATCTCGACATCAAGCCGCAAAACATCCTCCTAGATGAGAAATTCAATGCAAAGGTTTCCGATTTTGGATTAGCGAAGCTAATAGATAGAGATCAGAGTGAAGTAGTTACTCGAATGAGAGGCACGCCGGGGTACTTAGCGCCGGAATGGTTGACTTCAATAATCACCGAGAAGGTCGATATCTACAGCTTCGGTATTGTCGTAACGGAGATTATCTGTGGGAGGAAGAACTTAGATCATTCCCAACCCGAAGAGAGTATTCATTTGATTACCTTATTGCAAGAAAAGGCGAAAACAAATCGGTTGCTCGATTTAGTTGATAGTCACATGAATGATTTACAATTGCAGAAGGCAGAAATAATTGAAATGATGGAGCTTGCAATGTGGTGCCTGCAGTGTGATAGCAACAAAAGGCCTTCAATGTCTACAGTGGTGAAGGTTTTGGAAGGTGCGATGGGCGTGGAAACGAACCTGGAGTATAATTTTGTAGCTACTGGTACTCCAATACCTAGCAGAGATGGTTGTGCGGGTTCTTCATTTGTTCCTCGTGCATCTCTTTTATCAGGGCCTAGGTAA
- the LOC109710413 gene encoding ras-related protein RIC2, which yields MAGYRAEDDYDYLFKVVLIGDSGVGKSNLLSRFTRNEFSLESKSTIGVEFATRSLSVDGKVIKAQIWDTAGQERYRAITSAYYRGAVGALLVYDVTRHSTFENAERWLRELRDHTDPNIVVMLVGNKSDLRHLVAVSAEEGKAFAERESLYFMETSALESTNVENAFAEVLTQIYHIVSKKAVETGDDGASAVPSKGEKINVKDDVSALKRVGCCST from the exons ATGGCGGGGTATAGAGCGGAGGACGACTACGACTACCTCTTCAAGGTGGTGCTCATCGGCGACTCCGGGGTGGGGAAATCGAACCTCCTCTCGCGATTCACCAGGAACGAGTTTAGCCTCGAGTCCAAATCCACCATCGGGGTCGAGTTCGCCACAAGGAGCTTGAGCGTCGATGGGAAGGTCATCAAGGCTCAGATTTGGGACACCGCGGGCCAAGAGAG GTATCGCGCCATCACTAGTGCATACTACCGAGGAGCTGTTGGTGCGTTACTCGTCTATGATGTCACCCGACACTCTACATTTGAGAACGCTGAACGCTGGCTGAGAGAATTGAGAGACCACACAGATCCAAATATAGTCGTCATGCTGGTCGGAAACAAGTCAGATCTCCGTCATTTAGTAGCTGTTTCTGCCGAAGAAGGAAAGGCCTTTGCAGAGAGGGAATCTCTCTATTTCATGGAGACATCTGCATTGGAATCAACCAATGTGGAAAATGCCTTTGCCGAGGTTTTAACTCAGATTTATCATATTGTCAGTAAAAAGGCGGTTGAAACAGGGGACGATGGAGCTTCTGCGGTGCCGAGTAAAGGGGAGAAAATCAATGTGAAGGACGATGTTTCTGCGCTGAAGAGAGTGGGGTGCTGCTCTACTTGA